The Salegentibacter mishustinae genomic interval TATTTAGTTATGGGGCCACAGAGCTAATACACGGTTACGGCTTCCTGGCGGTCTTCTTTACCGGATTAAGCCTGCGGCATTATGAGAAAGTTAGTGGAGATTATAAAACAAAAATGCACGATTTTATTCACGAGGTAGAACGTTTGCTCCTGGTTGTATGGATCATTCTTTTTGGAGCTTCTATAATGAATGGAATGCTTAGCCTTACCGACTGGAAAGGAATTGTTTTCGCTTTCGCTTTTGTATTAATTATTAGACCCGTTGCCGGTATAATAAGTATGATTGGGATAAAAGATAGTTTTAAAAATAAGCTTGCAATTAGTTTCCTTGGAATTAAAGGAATTGGTTCGGTTTTCTATCTTTCCTGGGCTTTTGTAGAATTTGAAGGTTTTGAACATAAAAATGAACTCTATGCTATTACCGCATATATTATTTTAATTTCTGTTGTCCTTCACGGACTTACCGCACCTTCAATTATAGAATATTTTAAGCGAAAAACTGAACAAAACGAAAACGAATCAGGAGAAACTCCCAAGGAATAACTGAAGCAAATATGGAGTAAGAAGTGCTGTGATAATTCCGTTTACGCACATTGCAAGTCCGCTGTAAACTCCCGCCAGTTTGCTTTCCTCAAAAGCGCGGGCAGTTCCTATTCCGTGAGCTGCGGTTCCCAGCGCCGTCCCAATGGCAATTTTACTTTTAATGCCTAATTTCTTCAGGATAAAAGGGCCAAAAGCATTTCCAAAAATCCCAACTGCAATTACAATTCCGGCCGTAATTTCAGGAATTCCACCGGTAAGTTTGGTAATTTCAATAGCAATAGGTGTGGTAACCGATTTTGCTGCGAGCGATTGAATAATAAAGTCGGGAACTTTTAAAAGCAGAAGAAAAATAATTATCGTCAAAATTCCGCTTACTCCACCAACCACTACAGAAAGTAAAAACACCTTTAAATTCTGCTTTACTTCTTCATATTTCTCATAAAAGAAAACCCCAAGCGCAACTACCGATGGTCCCAGGAAAAAACTAATAAACTTACCGCCCCGATTATAATCTTCAAAATCAATATTAAAGATCAATAAAAATGAAATGATAAATAAAATAGCTAACAATACCGGATTCAGCAGAACATAATTAAACTTTTTGCGAAGTTCGCGCCCTCCCGCAAAGGCAAGTATGCTTATAAAAACTCCAAAAACCGGTAATTGGAAAAACTCCTGCATTATTTTTCTAGCTTTTCAATAATTATAGCTGAAATATAAAGGGTGATCACGGTGCTGGCAATTACTGCCACAGATATTGGCATCCAGTAATCGGCGATAATTTCAAAATAAACCATTAATCCTACACCATACGGAATAAAGAACAATACCAGGTATTTTATGAGTTTATCTGAAGCCGGTTTTACATCCTGAAGCTTTATGAGCTTTAAACGCAGAGCTATAAAAATCAAGAACATTCCCAGAATATTTCCTGCAATTGGAATTTCAAAAAAATAGGTAATTAACTCACCCAAAAGTAAAAATCCAAAAATATACGCCAGGGCTTTAAGCATTGGTTTTTCTATAATTAATGGTACATATCTTCAAGATCTGCTGAATGTAATTCTACAAAGAAATCAGCGATCATATCGGTAGTTTTTTCAATAAATCTTTTTCCTTTTTCAGCAGTTGCAGCTTTTGGGTTCCCCACACCTGTATCTTTTGTTACGCTTGTCCATTCACGCTGTGCACTTGCCCAACCTTCTTTTAAAGCTTTTATTTTAAAAGTTTTGGCGCTGCCATCACCGGCTTCTTTAAGTGGTAAAACCAACTCGGGTCGCAAATGCATCACCGCAGCGGTTTCGAGTTCACCGGCGTGATCGCCGGGCTCATCAAAATAAGGTCTTGCATCTGTAGTTTGCCACCAGTTTACAGAACAGGCGAAAAGCTTAGGATATTCAAGGCTTAGTTCCCTAATCATTTGCTTAAAATTATTTCCACCATGAGAATTTAGAATCACCAGTTTATTAATCTTGTGCTTCTGCAAAACCTGCGCTACATCTTTTAGAATAGCATACTGGGTACTGGGATTAAGATTCATACACAATTTCACGTCCATTTGGCCGGTATTAACCCCAAAAGGAATTGTAGGTAAGACCACAACTTTAGCTTTCTTTTTCCAGGCTTTTCCCGCAGTATATATCGCTGCTTCTTCGGCAAGAATATTATCGGTAGCATACGGCAAATGGTAGTTATGTGCTTCGGTAGCGCCCCACGGCAAAACCGATACGCTAAAATCTTCATCTTTTACGTGCTTCCAGTTTGTTTCAGCCAGAACATAAGGCCTGATTTTTCTTTCCATAAGCTAAATTTGATTTAAAATTAGCAATTCTGAATCTTTTCAACCGATTTAACGGTTAGAAATTAAAACTTACCTTTACAAAAACCTGAATAAATGTTAGATTTTGTAATTGTTGGTGGCGCTCAAGCCGGACTTTCTATAGCTTATTATCTCAATGAACTTGACAAAAGTTATGTTGTGGTAGATAAGGAGAAAGAAGTAGGCGCTTCCTGGTTAAATCGCTGGGATTCCCTTAAGCTTTTTACGCCTTCAGAATTCAATAATTTACCGGGAATGGATTTTCCTGCGAAAAAAGGTTATTATCCTACTAAAGAAGATGTTGCTGAATACTTTAAAAACTATGTAGCTAAATTTAATATTGATGTTCGTCTAAATACATTGGTGGAGCAAGTTAGCAAAGAAGAAGATTACTTTATTCTGAAACATCAGGAGGGCGAGATTAAGTCCAAAAATGTAGTTATCGCTACCGGGCCATTTCATATTCCATACACACCTTCCTTTTCCAAGAAAATATCAGAAGACATTTTTCAAATTCATAGTAACTATTATAAAAATCCGGGTCAATTAAAAAAAGGTCCAGCGATGGTTGTTGGAGCCGGAGATTCGGGTTTTCAAATCTTAGATGAAGTCTCCCAGACAAATAGAACAACTTATTTTTCGGGCGCTACCGATGTGCGTGTGCTTCCGCAGGAAATTTTAGGAAAAACTTTATGGTGGTGGTTTACTAAAATAGGTTTCCTAAATTTTAGCCGAAAAACCTGGTTGGGGAAAAAGTTGAGTCAGTCTAAGCAACCTATTATTGGCACGGATGTAAAAGGTATCCTGAAAAGAGATAATGTAATACCTGTAGGAAAAACTAAGAACGCAAAAGGTGAAATTATAATTACTGAAAATCGAAAAATTGAAGAGCTAAAGAATATCGTCTGGGCCACCGGCTACCGACCTAATTTTAGTTGGATAGAAGGTTTAGAACTTACTAAAGACGGTTACCCAAAGCATAATCGCGGCATAAGTAATATTGAAGGACTTTACTTTATAGGTCTTCCCTGGTTGCATACAAGAGGCTCAGCAACTTTAGGCGGAATTAAAAAAGACGCTCAATACCTTGCCAATTATATTGAAGCTGAAGAAAAAACACTTGCTTAGCAAAACCTGTGAGGTTTTTCTTAAATATTTTGACACCAATTTTTGCTTAGTCGCAAACCATCTTTCTTGATGTCTATTAGCGCTTCAGAAAATATTATATAGACGTAAAAAATAGGCATAAAAAAATCCCTAAAGTAGGTATACTTTGGGATTTGGGAATAAAAGTGGGCGCGAAGGGATTCAACTGCCTGATCCTCCCGATGTGAAATCGGGATGCTCTGAACCATACCTTGTCCCGAATTTACTTCGGGATGAGCTACTTTTTAAATAATTTCTCAATCATTATTCGACTTTTGCACTTCTTAATTTGTCGCTCTCTTCGAATTGCTTCTGTTCTGGTTTTAAACTCTTCAGAATACACCAGAACCCAATCTTTAGCTTTCGATGTAAAAACTTTATTACTTTGTAAATGCTTTTCTAAACGAATATTTATATCTTGAGTAGAACTGATATAATATTTATTCAGCGCTTCAGAAAATAGTATATAAATGTGAAATTTTGACATAAAAAAATCCCTAAAGTAGGTGTACTTTGGGATTTGAGAATAAAAGTGGGCGCGAAGGGATTCAATTGCCTGATCCTCCCGATGTAAAATCGGGATGCTCTGAACCATACCTTGTCCCGAATTTACTTCGGGATGAGCTACTTTTTAAATAATTTCTCAATCATTATTCGACTTTTCCACTTCTTAATTTGTCGCTCTCTTCGAATTGCTTCTGTTCTTATTTTGAATTCTTCAGAATACACCAGAACCCAATCTTTAGCCTTCGATGTAAAACCTTGCTTGCTTTGTAAATGCTTTTCTAAACGTATATTAATATCCTGTGTAGAACCGATATAATATTTATTCAGTGCTTCAGAAAATAGTATATAAACGTGAAATTTTGACATAAAAAAATCCCTAAAGTAGGTATACTTTGGGATTTGGGAATAAAAGTGGGCGCGAAGGGATTCGAACCCCTGACCCCTTGGGTGTAAACCAAGTGCTCTGAACCAACTGAGCTACGCGCCCTAAATAATTTTAATAAATTCTACTTACTAATAAAAGAAAGCACAATATTTTATGGGATTTTAATCCCTGATCCTCCCGATGTAAAATCGGGATGCTCTGAACTAACTGAGCTACGTCTTAAAATTTCAATAAAAACCTTACTCTATTGAAGGTTTTGCTAAAAAAAGGCTTCCTTTTATAGAAGCCTTTTGAATAGTGGTGGGCGCGAAGGGATTCGAACCCCTGACCCCTTGGGTGTAAACCAAGTGCTCTGAACCAACTGAGCTACGCGCCCTATTCTTGAATTCGGATGCAAATATAGACTAGTTTTTAATCTACACCAAGAAAAATTTCAAAAAAATTAAATTATTTCTGCAACGGTAAA includes:
- a CDS encoding LrgB family protein; this translates as MQEFFQLPVFGVFISILAFAGGRELRKKFNYVLLNPVLLAILFIISFLLIFNIDFEDYNRGGKFISFFLGPSVVALGVFFYEKYEEVKQNLKVFLLSVVVGGVSGILTIIIFLLLLKVPDFIIQSLAAKSVTTPIAIEITKLTGGIPEITAGIVIAVGIFGNAFGPFILKKLGIKSKIAIGTALGTAAHGIGTARAFEESKLAGVYSGLAMCVNGIITALLTPYLLQLFLGSFS
- a CDS encoding flavin-containing monooxygenase yields the protein MLDFVIVGGAQAGLSIAYYLNELDKSYVVVDKEKEVGASWLNRWDSLKLFTPSEFNNLPGMDFPAKKGYYPTKEDVAEYFKNYVAKFNIDVRLNTLVEQVSKEEDYFILKHQEGEIKSKNVVIATGPFHIPYTPSFSKKISEDIFQIHSNYYKNPGQLKKGPAMVVGAGDSGFQILDEVSQTNRTTYFSGATDVRVLPQEILGKTLWWWFTKIGFLNFSRKTWLGKKLSQSKQPIIGTDVKGILKRDNVIPVGKTKNAKGEIIITENRKIEELKNIVWATGYRPNFSWIEGLELTKDGYPKHNRGISNIEGLYFIGLPWLHTRGSATLGGIKKDAQYLANYIEAEEKTLA
- a CDS encoding CidA/LrgA family protein translates to MLKALAYIFGFLLLGELITYFFEIPIAGNILGMFLIFIALRLKLIKLQDVKPASDKLIKYLVLFFIPYGVGLMVYFEIIADYWMPISVAVIASTVITLYISAIIIEKLEK
- a CDS encoding GIY-YIG nuclease family protein; this encodes MSKFHVYILFSEALNKYYIGSTQDINIRLEKHLQSKQGFTSKAKDWVLVYSEEFKIRTEAIRRERQIKKWKSRIMIEKLFKK
- a CDS encoding GIY-YIG nuclease family protein — its product is MVQSIPILHREDQAIESLRAHFYSQIPKYTYFRDFFMSKFHIYILFSEALNKYYISSTQDINIRLEKHLQSNKVFTSKAKDWVLVYSEEFKTRTEAIRRERQIKKCKSRIMIEKLFKK
- a CDS encoding creatininase family protein, translating into MERKIRPYVLAETNWKHVKDEDFSVSVLPWGATEAHNYHLPYATDNILAEEAAIYTAGKAWKKKAKVVVLPTIPFGVNTGQMDVKLCMNLNPSTQYAILKDVAQVLQKHKINKLVILNSHGGNNFKQMIRELSLEYPKLFACSVNWWQTTDARPYFDEPGDHAGELETAAVMHLRPELVLPLKEAGDGSAKTFKIKALKEGWASAQREWTSVTKDTGVGNPKAATAEKGKRFIEKTTDMIADFFVELHSADLEDMYH